A genomic window from Pecten maximus chromosome 2, xPecMax1.1, whole genome shotgun sequence includes:
- the LOC117340337 gene encoding collagen alpha-1(IV) chain-like, with translation MNIVLKPPPGASTHALYKALSGLTGYPIDPGHTPYNRLTGYPIDPGHTPYNRLTGYSIDPGHTPYNILTGYLIDPGHTPYNRLTGYPIDPGHTPYNRLTGYPIDPGHTTYNRLTGYPIDPGHTPYNRLTGYPIDPGHTPYNILTGYPIDPGHTPYNRLTGYPIDPGHTPYNRLTGYPIDTGHTPYNRLTGYPIDPGHTPYNRLTGYLIDPGHTPYNRLTGYPIDPGNTPYNRLTGYPIDPGHTPYNILTGYPFDPGHTPYNILTGYPIDPGHTPYNRLTGYPIDPGHTPYNRLTGYLIDPGHTPYNRLTGYPIDPGHTPYNRLTGYPIDPGHTPYNILTGYPFDPGHTPYNRLTGYPIDPGHTPYNILTGYPIDPGHTPYNRLTGYPIDPGHTPYNRLTGYPIDPGHTPYNRLTGYPIDPGHTPYNRLTGYFIDPGHTPYNRLTGYPSDPGHTPYNRLTGYPIDPGHTPYNRLTGYPIDPGHTPYNRLTGYSIDPGHTPYNRLT, from the coding sequence actgactGGATACCCTATTGATCCTGGacatacaccttacaacagactgactGGATACCCTATTGATCCTGGACATACACCTTACAACCGACTGACTGGATACTCTATTGATCCTGGACATACACCTTACAACATACTGACTGGATACCTTATTGATCCTGGacatacaccttacaacagGCTGACTGGATACCCTATTGATCCTGGacatacaccttacaacagGCTGACTGGATACCCTATTGATCCTGGACACACAACTTACAACAGACTGACTGGATACCCTATTGATCCTGGacatacaccttacaacagactgactGGATACCCTATTGATCCTGGACATACACCTTACAACATACTGACTGGATACCCTATTGATCCTGGacatacaccttacaacagactgactGGATACCCTATTGATCCTGGacatacaccttacaacagactgactGGATACCCTATTGATACCGGacatacaccttacaacagactgactGGATACCCTATTGATCCTGGacatacaccttacaacagactgactGGATACCTTATTGATCCTGGacatacaccttacaacagactgactGGATACCCTATTGATCCTGGAAATACACCTTACAACAGGCTGACTGGATACCCTATTGATCCTGGACATACACCTTACAACATACTGACTGGATACCCTTTTGATCCTGGACATACACCTTACAACATACTGACTGGATACCCTATTGACCCTGGacatacaccttacaacagGCTGACTGGATACCCTATTGATCCTGGacatacaccttacaacagactgactGGATACCTTATTGATCCTGGacatacaccttacaacagactgactGGATACCCTATTGATCCTGGacatacaccttacaacagactgactGGATACCCTATTGATCCTGGACATACACCTTACAACATACTGACTGGATACCCTTTTGATCCTGGacatacaccttacaacagactgactGGATACCCTATTGATCCTGGACATACACCTTACAACATACTGACTGGATACCCTATTGATCCTGGacatacaccttacaacagactgactGGATACCCTATTGATCCTGGacatacaccttacaacagactgactGGATACCCTATTGATCCTGGacatacaccttacaacagGCTGACTGGATACCCTATTGATCCTGGacatacaccttacaacagGCTGACTGGATACTTTATTGATCCTGGacatacaccttacaacagactgactGGATACCCTAGTGATCCTGGacatacaccttacaacagGCTGACTGGATACCCTATTGATCCTGGacatacaccttacaacagactgactGGATACCCTATTGATCCTGGacatacaccttacaacagactgactGGATACTCTATTGATCCTGGacatacaccttacaacagactgactTGA